A single genomic interval of Antechinus flavipes isolate AdamAnt ecotype Samford, QLD, Australia chromosome 1, AdamAnt_v2, whole genome shotgun sequence harbors:
- the RLN3 gene encoding relaxin-3, producing MPKAVLLLVLWALLGNLPAAEGRTSPYAVKLCGREFIRAVIFTCGGSRWRRDRAGNAFAEELGDESQETTSIEWLSSPLVPLSREPEDFYSSVRGPNWSGMSRSRPELEPEAKPGQGFLRGGRDVLTGISSSCCKWGCSKTEISSLC from the exons ATGCCCAAGGCTGTGCTACTCCTGGTACTGTGGGCTTTGCTGGGGAATCTACCAGCAGCTGAGGGCCGGACATCTCCCTACGCAGTAAAGCTGTGCGGCCGAGAGTTCATCCGGGCTGTCATCTTTACCTGTGGGGGATCTCGATGGAGACGAGATAGGGCAG GGAATGCCTTTGCTGAGGAGTTGGGGGATGAGTCCCAGGAGACCACTTCGATTGAATGGCTGTCCAGCCCCCTCGTGCCACTGTCCAGGGAGCCTGAAGACTTCTACAGCAGTGTCAGAGGCCCTAACTGGTCCGGGATGTCCAGAAGCCGACCAGAATTGGAGCCTGAGGCCAAGCCTGGCCAGGGCTTCCTTCGGGGGGGCCGGGATGTTTTAACAGGCATTTCCAGCAGTTGCTGCAAGTGGGGCTGCAGCAAGACTGAAATCAGCAGTCTGTGTTAG